Proteins from a genomic interval of Colletes latitarsis isolate SP2378_abdomen chromosome 3, iyColLati1, whole genome shotgun sequence:
- the Ns1 gene encoding nucleostemin 1 codes for MAKFCLKKQSKRMPARKRYKIEKKVREHNRKLRKEAKKHPKKKPKVIEVPNQCPFKEDILKEVEAMKKQHEEEKEKLREAARQRKKEELAKTGLQGLVSAAEHKQAEHNETKMDTVHEKIKDVLSKEENSLKAYYKEFKKVLDAADVILEVVDARDPLGTRCKQVEEAVQSAKGNKRLVIVLNKADLIPRQNLDQWLKYLRISLPAVAFKSSTQIQSKKLGRRKLGKKTETMIQGGTCFGAELLLSLLANYCRNAGNVKTSIRVGVVGLPNVGKSSVINSLKRSKACNVGNTPGITKAMQAVQLDSKIKLLDSPGIVFANHSPGEKPDESSFALKNAVKIQSLRDPYTPATAILKRVSKPQIMELYDVPDFSTPDEFFALKATRMGKFKKGGIPDAVAAARSILEDWNSGKIRYYTVPPEEPTCHISAEIVSQMNKEFDIDSFATEEKMMLDTFEEQIANKQTVNSLLIESSGPVTSAMELEIQKEAEIKVQKKLNKKIENKRKNMDESRKKKVDPLFEIEGNQKLNKLKKLQFKKEKRAQARSEKLAVHLSGQLSEFSITTSDDYDFKTDFVEK; via the exons ATGGCGAAATTTTGTTTAA AAAAACAAAGTAAGCGGATGCCAGCTCGGAAGAGATATAAAATAGAGAAAAAAGTCCGTGAACACAATCGAAAATTGAGGAAAGAAGCCAAGAAACATCCTAAAA AGAAACCAAAGGTGATTGAAGTTCCAAATCAATGTCCTTTTAAAGAAGATATATTAAAGGAAGTAGAAGCTATGAAGAAGCAAcacgaagaagaaaaagaaaaattacgtGAAGCTGCACGTCAAAGAAAGAAAGAGGAACTGGCCAAAACTGGTCTACAAGGTTTAGTTTCAGCAGCAGAACATAAGCAAGCAGAACATAATGAGACAAAAATGGATAcagtacatgaaaaaataaaagaTGTTTTGTCTAAGGAAGAAAATTCTCTAAAAGCATACTACAAAGAATTCAAGAAGGTTTTAGATGCAGCCGATGTCATTCTTGAAGTTGTAGATGCTAGAGATCCTTTGGGAACCAGATGTAAAcag GTTGAAGAAGCAGTGCAATCTGCAAAGGGAAATAAACGATTAGTTATTGTTCTAAATAAGGCTGATTTAATACCTAGGCAAAACTTAGACCAATGGTTGAAGTATTTGCGTATTAGTTTGCCAGCTGTTGCATTTAAATCATCTACTCAAATTCAGTCGAAAAAGTTAGGTAGGAGAAAATTAGGGAAAAAAACGGAAACTATGATACAGGGTGGCACTTGCTTTGGTGCAGAATTACTCTTGTCACTGCTCGCGAATTATTGCCGAAATGCCGGGAATGTTAAAACTAGTATTAGAGTGGGGGTTGTTGGACTTCCGAACGTCGGAAAATCTAGTGTAATTAATTCGTTGAAACGTAGCAAAGCTTGTAATGTAGGAAATACTCCAG GAATAACGAAAGCTATGCAGGCAGTACAACTGGATTCAAAAATAAAGTTGCTGGACTCTCCAGGAATAGTTTTTGCTAATCATTCTCCGGGAGAGAAACCTGACGAATCGTCCTTTGCTTTAAAAAACGCGGTAAAAATACAGTCACTAAGAGACCCGTATACGCCGGCAACCGCGATTTTGAAGAGAGTTTCCAAACCACAAATTATGGAATTGTACGACGTGCCAGATTTTTCGACTCCCGATgaattctttgctttaaaagctACTAGAATGGGAAAGTTTAAAAAAGGAGGTATACCCGATGCTGTGGCGGCAGCTCGTAGCATCCTCGAGGATTGGAATTCCGGAAAAATCAG ATACTACACGGTACCACCCGAAGAACCAACTTGTCATATATCCGCGGAAATTGTGAGCCAAATGAATAAGGAATTCGATATCGACAGTTTTGCTACAGAAGAAAAAATGATGCTAGATACCTTCGAGGAACAAATCGCGAATAAGCAGACTGTTAATTCTCTATTGATCGAAAGTTCTGGTCCAGTTACATCTGCAATGGAATTAGAGATCcagaaggaagca GAAATTAAAGTACAGAAAAagttgaataaaaaaattgaaaataaaaggaaaaataTGGACGAGTCGAGAAAGAAAAAGGTGGACCCGCTTTTCGAAATCGAAGGCAATCAGAAACTAAACAAACTTAAGaaactacaatttaaaaaagaaaagaggGCCCAAGCCAGAAGTG AAAAGCTGGCTGTTCATTTGTCAGGACAACTTAGCGAGTTTAGTATCACGACTTCCGACGATTATGACTTCAAAACAGATTTTGTGGAAAAATAA
- the LOC143340186 gene encoding arylalkylamine N-acetyltransferase-like 2, with the protein MSKKSTIKFPVKPPGQAKVWDVIEYVKKNSKEPPVKIFIQEIPEDRYEEMLDHMCTHFLADEPVCKSMQGIDDPEYVANFRSLWKEILHQGVSVGAFAEDPNGGKPIVAGCNVLGISFEGEHEEIDRFKSEKGKRITRFLNELYNEAGVYKKYGVDRYLSAIGLSVDPSYRGAALGAHILNAREKIGKEYNIPVTATIFTSPIAQKLSERCGFEVLVARNYDDVLDEDGTLMFPGIQAKRITVSAKRLF; encoded by the exons ATGAGTAAGAAATCGACAATCAAGTTTCCTGTAAAACCGCCTGGCCAAGCAAAGGTGTGGGATGTGATCGAGTATGTAAAAAAGAATAGTAAGGAACCACCGGTGAAGATTTTCATTCAAGAAATACCCGAGGACAGGTATGAAGAAATGCTCGATCACATGTGCACACACTTTCTTGCCGATGAGCCCGTTTGCAAAAGCATGC AGGGGATAGACGACCCGGAGTACGTAGCAAATTTCCGAAGTCTTTGGAAGGAAATATTGCATCAAGGAGTGTCCGTAGGGGCGTTTGCGGAGGACCCTAATGGCGGCAAACCAATCGTCGCAGGTTGCAATGTGCTGGGAATATCTTTCGAAGGAGAACACGAGGAGATTGATCGTTTCAAG TCGGAAAAGGGGAAACGCATAACACGCTTTTTAAATGAACTGTACAACGAAGCCGGCGTGTACAAGAAATATGGAGTAGACAGATACCTGTCCGCCATTGGCCTGTCCGTGGACCCGTCGTATCGAGGAGCTGCTCTGGGCGCCCATATTCTTAATGCCAG GGAGAAGATAGGCAAAGAGTACAACATTCCGGTAACAGCCACGATATTTACGTCGCCGATTGCACAAAAGCTGTCCGAGCGTTGCGGTTTCGAGGTGCTCGTCGCGAGAAATTACGACGATGTCCTGGACGAGGACGGTACTCTAATGTTTCCAGGTATCCAGGCGAAACGTATTACAGTGTCGGCCAAGAGGCTGTTTTAA